One part of the Pyruvatibacter sp. genome encodes these proteins:
- a CDS encoding GatB/YqeY domain-containing protein translates to MRDTFNAAMKDALKAGDKRRLATLRLITAAVKDRDINARSEGKDAVSDAEILQILAKMMKQRRESADMYEEAGRLELATQEREELAIIEGFLPRQLGDDAVNAACRQVIADLGAEGLKDMGKCMGVLKEKYAGQMDFAQASKAVKDLLS, encoded by the coding sequence ATGCGCGACACATTCAATGCGGCCATGAAAGATGCTCTCAAGGCAGGCGACAAGCGCCGTCTGGCGACGTTGCGGTTGATTACGGCTGCCGTCAAAGACCGCGACATCAATGCCCGCAGCGAGGGCAAGGATGCGGTGAGCGATGCCGAAATCCTCCAGATCCTCGCCAAGATGATGAAGCAGCGCCGCGAATCAGCGGACATGTACGAAGAGGCCGGACGTCTTGAGCTCGCCACGCAGGAGCGTGAGGAACTGGCCATTATTGAAGGATTCTTGCCCCGCCAGCTTGGCGATGATGCAGTGAATGCCGCCTGCAGGCAGGTCATTGCCGACCTCGGTGCCGAGGGCCTCAAGGACATGGGCAAATGCATGGGCGTACTGAAGGAAAAATATGCGGGCCAGATGGATTTTGCCCAGGCCAGCAAGGCGGTGAAGGACTTGTTGAGCTAG
- the greA gene encoding transcription elongation factor GreA: MDKVPMTAAGHAAMEKELKHLKSVERPQIIQAISEARKHGDLSENAEYHAAKEQQGLNEARVAELEDAIARAEVIDVSKLSGKNVTFGATVKIVDEDTDEEVTYQIVGDNEANVKDGKISISSPIARALIGKQAGDSVEVATPGGGKSYEILKVTFK, encoded by the coding sequence ATGGACAAGGTTCCCATGACCGCCGCGGGACATGCGGCCATGGAGAAGGAACTGAAACACCTGAAGTCTGTGGAACGCCCGCAGATCATTCAGGCAATTTCAGAAGCGCGCAAACACGGCGACCTGTCGGAGAACGCTGAGTACCACGCTGCCAAAGAGCAACAGGGCCTCAACGAAGCACGCGTGGCCGAACTCGAAGACGCCATCGCCCGTGCCGAGGTTATCGACGTGTCCAAGCTGTCCGGCAAGAACGTGACGTTTGGCGCTACGGTCAAGATCGTTGACGAGGATACTGACGAGGAAGTGACCTACCAGATTGTCGGCGACAACGAAGCCAACGTGAAGGACGGCAAGATCTCCATCTCCTCGCCCATCGCCCGTGCCCTCATCGGCAAGCAGGCCGGCGACAGTGTGGAAGTGGCAACGCCCGGCGGCGGCAAAAGCTACGAGATTTTGAAGGTCACGTTTAAGTAG
- the carB gene encoding carbamoyl-phosphate synthase large subunit, with amino-acid sequence MPKRTDIESILIIGAGPIIIGQACEFDYSGTQACKALKEEGYRIILVNSNPATIMTDPELADATYIEPITPDIVEKILRVEKPDAILPTMGGQTALNTALALADSGVLDELGIELIGANQAAIEKAEDRQLFREAMDKIGLESPRSHIAHTLEEALEGLEQVGLPTIIRPSFTMGGTGGGIAYNKEEFTQMVAYGLDASPVTEVLIEESVLGWKEFEMEVVRDKDDNAIIVCSIENIDPMGIHTGDSITVAPALTLTDKEFQIMRNASIACLREIGVETGGSNVQFAVNPKDGRLVVIEMNPRVSRSSALASKATGFPIAKVAARLAVGYTLDELDNDITGATPASFEPTIDYVVTKIPRFAFEKFPGAKPHLTTAMKSVGEAMAIGRTFQESFQKALRSLETDFDGLTEIDVPGLGEGDDKNAMRAALGQPTPNRVLTVAQAMRHGLTNDEIHSLCKIDPWFLDQIRDLVNTEARVIEHGLPTSDKTFRMLKSKGFSDARLAKLAGKTEAEVSATRRAMGVRPVYKRVDTCAAEFAAKTPYMYSTYEVSGPSGSPECEAGATTAKKAIILGGGPNRIGQGIEFDYCCCHAAFSLADAGYESIMVNCNPETVSTDYDTSDRLYFEPLTTEDVIELITVEQQAGTLAGVIVQFGGQTPLKLAQALEDANIPILGTPPDAIDLAEDRDRFKALLDDLNLRQPRNGIARSAEEARVIAETIGYPVVIRPSYVLGGRAMEIVHTTTDLERYMKEAVVVSGTSPVLIDSYLRDATEVDVDALCDGKDVFVAGILEHIEEAGVHSGDSACSMPPFSLSPEIIAEIEKQTAAMALALGVIGLMNVQFAVKDGDIYVLEVNPRASRTVPFVAKVLGAPIAGIAARIMAGESLASFDLHKRTYDHIAVKEAVFPFARFPGVDTILGPEMRSTGEVMGLDKSFGVAFAKSQLGGGTKVPTSGTAFVSVKDSDKDRIVSPARELCDMGFKLLATGGTARFLEENGVAVTRVNKVLEGRPHIVDAITNGDVQLVFNTTEGAQALTDSASLRRAALQNKVPYYTTLSGALAATRAIAAMRGDELHVASLQSYMPAAK; translated from the coding sequence ATGCCCAAACGTACCGACATTGAGAGCATCCTGATTATCGGCGCCGGGCCGATCATTATCGGTCAGGCGTGCGAGTTTGATTATTCGGGCACGCAGGCCTGCAAGGCGCTGAAGGAAGAGGGCTACCGGATTATTCTGGTGAACTCGAACCCTGCCACCATTATGACGGACCCGGAGCTTGCCGACGCCACCTATATTGAGCCGATCACGCCGGACATCGTCGAAAAGATTTTGCGCGTTGAAAAGCCTGACGCCATTCTGCCCACCATGGGCGGCCAGACCGCGCTCAACACAGCGCTGGCGCTGGCAGACTCCGGCGTACTGGACGAACTCGGCATTGAGCTGATCGGCGCCAACCAGGCGGCCATTGAAAAAGCCGAAGACCGGCAGTTATTCCGCGAGGCAATGGACAAGATCGGCCTGGAAAGCCCGCGCTCGCACATTGCCCACACGCTGGAAGAAGCCCTTGAGGGACTGGAGCAGGTCGGCCTGCCAACCATCATCCGCCCGTCCTTCACCATGGGCGGCACCGGCGGCGGCATTGCCTACAACAAGGAAGAGTTCACACAGATGGTGGCCTACGGGCTGGATGCGTCTCCCGTCACCGAAGTGCTGATTGAGGAATCCGTGCTGGGCTGGAAAGAGTTTGAAATGGAGGTCGTCCGCGACAAGGACGACAACGCCATCATCGTGTGTTCGATTGAGAACATCGACCCGATGGGCATCCACACCGGCGACAGCATTACCGTGGCCCCGGCGCTGACGCTGACCGACAAAGAGTTCCAGATCATGCGCAACGCCTCCATTGCGTGTCTGCGCGAGATCGGCGTGGAGACGGGCGGCTCCAACGTGCAGTTTGCGGTGAACCCCAAGGACGGCCGCCTTGTCGTCATCGAGATGAACCCGCGCGTGTCGCGCTCGTCAGCACTCGCCTCAAAGGCAACGGGCTTTCCCATCGCCAAGGTGGCGGCGCGGCTGGCGGTTGGCTACACGCTGGATGAGCTGGACAACGACATTACCGGCGCAACGCCTGCCTCGTTTGAACCGACGATTGATTATGTCGTCACAAAAATCCCGCGCTTTGCGTTTGAAAAGTTCCCCGGCGCCAAACCGCACCTGACCACCGCCATGAAATCAGTCGGTGAGGCCATGGCTATTGGCCGCACGTTTCAGGAAAGTTTTCAGAAGGCTCTGCGCTCACTGGAAACTGACTTTGACGGTCTGACCGAAATCGACGTGCCCGGCCTTGGCGAAGGCGACGACAAGAACGCCATGCGTGCGGCCCTTGGTCAGCCGACCCCCAACCGGGTGCTGACGGTGGCGCAGGCCATGCGCCACGGCCTGACAAACGACGAAATCCATTCGCTGTGCAAAATTGACCCGTGGTTCCTCGACCAGATCCGCGATCTGGTGAACACCGAAGCCCGCGTGATTGAGCACGGGCTGCCGACGTCCGACAAAACATTCCGTATGCTGAAGAGCAAGGGCTTTTCAGACGCGCGGCTGGCGAAGCTGGCTGGCAAAACAGAAGCCGAGGTGTCCGCCACCCGCCGCGCCATGGGGGTGCGGCCTGTTTACAAGCGCGTTGACACCTGCGCGGCTGAGTTTGCCGCCAAGACGCCATACATGTATTCCACCTACGAAGTGTCCGGCCCCTCCGGCTCGCCTGAATGCGAAGCCGGTGCGACCACTGCCAAAAAGGCCATCATCCTGGGGGGCGGGCCAAACCGCATCGGCCAGGGTATCGAGTTTGACTATTGTTGCTGCCATGCCGCGTTCTCGCTGGCAGACGCGGGCTATGAAAGCATCATGGTCAACTGCAACCCGGAAACGGTTTCCACTGACTATGACACGTCAGACCGGCTGTATTTCGAGCCGCTGACCACCGAAGACGTGATTGAGCTGATCACCGTCGAGCAACAGGCGGGCACGCTGGCGGGCGTTATTGTGCAGTTCGGCGGGCAGACGCCGCTGAAGCTGGCGCAGGCGCTGGAAGATGCCAACATCCCCATTCTCGGCACACCGCCGGACGCCATTGACCTTGCCGAAGACCGCGACCGCTTCAAGGCGCTGCTGGACGACCTCAATCTGCGCCAGCCCCGCAACGGGATTGCCCGTTCGGCTGAAGAAGCGCGCGTGATTGCCGAAACCATCGGCTATCCGGTTGTGATCCGCCCGTCCTACGTGCTGGGCGGACGCGCCATGGAAATTGTCCACACCACTACAGACCTTGAGCGTTACATGAAGGAAGCCGTGGTGGTGTCAGGCACAAGCCCCGTGCTTATCGACAGTTACCTTCGTGACGCCACCGAAGTGGATGTGGACGCCTTGTGCGATGGCAAGGACGTGTTCGTTGCAGGCATTCTGGAACACATTGAGGAAGCCGGTGTGCATTCCGGCGACAGTGCCTGCTCCATGCCGCCGTTCTCTCTGTCGCCGGAAATTATTGCCGAGATTGAAAAGCAGACCGCTGCCATGGCGCTGGCGCTGGGTGTCATCGGCCTTATGAACGTGCAGTTCGCGGTCAAGGACGGCGACATCTATGTGCTGGAAGTAAATCCGCGTGCCAGCCGCACCGTACCGTTTGTGGCCAAGGTGCTGGGTGCGCCCATTGCAGGCATTGCCGCGCGCATCATGGCGGGCGAGAGCCTTGCAAGTTTTGACCTGCACAAGCGCACATACGATCATATCGCGGTCAAGGAAGCCGTATTCCCGTTTGCCCGCTTCCCCGGCGTGGACACCATTCTGGGACCGGAAATGCGTTCCACCGGCGAAGTGATGGGCCTCGACAAGAGCTTTGGCGTCGCGTTCGCAAAAAGCCAGCTTGGCGGCGGCACCAAAGTGCCCACCAGTGGCACGGCATTCGTGTCGGTGAAGGACAGCGACAAGGACCGGATTGTGTCCCCCGCACGCGAGCTGTGCGACATGGGGTTCAAGCTGCTGGCCACCGGCGGCACGGCGCGGTTCCTCGAAGAAAACGGCGTGGCCGTCACCCGCGTCAACAAGGTGCTGGAAGGCCGCCCGCATATTGTGGACGCCATTACCAACGGCGACGTGCAGCTTGTGTTCAACACCACCGAAGGCGCACAGGCCCTGACCGATTCTGCCTCTCTGCGCCGCGCTGCCCTGCAAAACAAAGTGCCCTATTACACAACACTTTCCGGTGCGCTGGCCGCCACCCGCGCAATTGCCGCCATGCGCGGCGACGAATTGCACGTGGCGTCGCTGCAAAGCTACATGCCCGCGGCCAAGTGA
- a CDS encoding mitochondrial fission ELM1 family protein, whose product MENQCIALAEAAGFAPVAFRVEAKAPWRWLPERAWPLWHQPLGIAAALSAENRKMLNGPWPDLAIACGRQSVPLAIHLRNASRGRTFVAQCQNPRVPAHLFDLVVPPEHDRMDEAANIFPIAGSPNLALPWRLAKAAEQWRPTFAPLGSPLIAIAIGGSSSRYTMTAQNIDAMFSTLEQMQTANDARLAITTSRRTGAANHALITAHARRLNAWLWDGVGDSPIWGMYALADAIVVTEDSVNMAAEAAATGKPVYVAGLDGGSQKFDQFHKALRDAHITRRLALPFEHWSYTPLAETQRAAQRLRTMMAERHFALPDLPA is encoded by the coding sequence ATGGAAAATCAATGCATCGCGCTGGCAGAAGCTGCCGGTTTTGCCCCGGTGGCGTTCCGGGTGGAGGCCAAAGCGCCGTGGCGGTGGCTTCCAGAACGGGCATGGCCGCTTTGGCACCAACCGTTGGGCATCGCTGCGGCGCTGTCAGCCGAAAACCGGAAAATGTTGAACGGGCCATGGCCAGACCTGGCGATCGCCTGTGGCCGCCAGTCAGTGCCGCTGGCAATCCATCTCAGGAATGCATCCCGCGGCAGAACCTTTGTGGCGCAATGTCAAAATCCCCGCGTGCCAGCCCATCTGTTCGACCTCGTGGTGCCTCCTGAACATGACCGCATGGATGAAGCCGCCAACATATTTCCCATCGCAGGCTCCCCCAACCTGGCACTGCCATGGCGGCTGGCGAAGGCCGCAGAGCAATGGCGGCCCACATTTGCACCGCTCGGCTCACCGCTGATAGCCATTGCCATTGGCGGCTCAAGCAGTCGCTACACAATGACCGCGCAAAACATCGACGCGATGTTCAGCACCCTCGAACAGATGCAGACGGCCAACGATGCGCGGCTCGCAATCACAACCTCACGACGCACCGGCGCGGCCAATCATGCCCTCATCACAGCCCATGCCCGGCGGCTGAATGCCTGGCTGTGGGACGGCGTTGGCGACAGCCCGATCTGGGGCATGTACGCCCTGGCTGACGCCATTGTGGTGACCGAGGACAGCGTCAACATGGCAGCCGAAGCCGCCGCCACCGGCAAGCCTGTTTATGTGGCGGGCCTCGATGGTGGCTCACAAAAGTTCGATCAGTTTCACAAAGCGCTGCGGGATGCCCACATCACCCGGCGGCTCGCATTGCCCTTCGAGCATTGGTCCTACACTCCCCTGGCGGAAACGCAACGCGCCGCGCAAAGACTCCGGACAATGATGGCTGAAAGGCACTTTGCGCTGCCGGACCTTCCTGCATGA
- the dnaG gene encoding DNA primase: MRYSDQLLDEIRARIRVSEVVGRKVGLKRKGREFAGLSPFNKEKTPSFFVNDEKQFYHCFSSGKHGDIFGWLIETEGLSFPEAVERLAGEAGVELPKATPQDMEREQKRAGLIDVMEMADAFFRDQLKGGQAAQARAYIERRGLNAATIAEFGMGYAPADRQALRGHLQARNITDAQMAEAGLVIHSEGIGEPYDRFRDRIMFPIGDARGRTIAFGGRALSADVPAKYLNSPDTPLFHKGSIVYNFARARKPAFDAQAVLVAEGYMDVIALAQAGLTHAVAPLGTALTEDQISLLWRLAPEPVLCFDGDRAGQAAAYRAAERALPVLKPGHSVRFAFLPDGKDPDDLIKTQGADAMRDVIAQARPLYKVVWEKEVTGRRIDTPERRAEFQRTIRALPRQIRDEAVREHYAQMFEEQLQAYLGGAQGALRRGNDRAAARKNGSVGARTRRSAFGATPSLMRSSLGRGSAPAASRAQELLVLTVLNHPWLVADHAETLAGISIADPSLDSLLNEIIDVAARGDHHETVLERAALHTHLETHGLSHVAHRLLSDTALKTVTFSRGDADPAVVAEGFEATLKECAAGGYAADLARAEAEFEVDPSEENSARLLEIKRLMLQQQSHDRAG, encoded by the coding sequence ATGCGCTATTCAGACCAACTGCTGGACGAAATCCGCGCGCGTATCCGCGTGTCGGAGGTGGTTGGGCGCAAGGTGGGGCTCAAGCGCAAGGGGCGTGAGTTTGCCGGGCTGTCGCCGTTCAACAAGGAAAAGACGCCGAGCTTTTTTGTGAACGATGAAAAGCAGTTTTATCACTGCTTTTCGTCGGGCAAGCATGGCGACATTTTTGGCTGGCTGATCGAGACCGAAGGCTTGTCGTTTCCCGAAGCCGTTGAGCGGCTGGCAGGGGAGGCGGGAGTTGAGTTGCCCAAGGCCACACCGCAGGACATGGAACGCGAGCAAAAGCGCGCGGGCCTGATCGACGTCATGGAAATGGCGGATGCGTTTTTCAGGGATCAGCTCAAAGGTGGCCAGGCGGCGCAAGCGCGGGCCTATATTGAGCGTCGCGGGTTAAACGCTGCGACCATAGCCGAGTTCGGCATGGGTTATGCGCCCGCAGACCGGCAGGCCCTTCGCGGGCACCTGCAGGCGCGCAACATTACAGATGCGCAGATGGCGGAAGCCGGGCTGGTCATTCATAGTGAAGGCATTGGCGAGCCCTATGACCGGTTCCGTGATCGCATCATGTTTCCCATTGGTGACGCACGCGGGCGCACTATTGCGTTTGGTGGCCGGGCGCTTTCAGCAGATGTACCTGCAAAGTATCTGAATAGTCCGGACACGCCGCTTTTTCATAAGGGCTCGATTGTTTACAATTTTGCCCGCGCGCGTAAGCCTGCGTTTGATGCGCAGGCGGTGCTGGTGGCCGAAGGCTACATGGATGTTATCGCATTGGCGCAGGCGGGGCTGACCCATGCAGTGGCACCATTGGGCACGGCGCTGACGGAAGATCAGATTTCCCTGTTGTGGCGGCTTGCGCCTGAGCCTGTGTTGTGTTTCGACGGGGATCGCGCCGGGCAGGCGGCGGCATACCGTGCGGCTGAACGGGCGCTGCCGGTGCTCAAGCCCGGCCACTCGGTGCGGTTTGCGTTTTTGCCCGACGGCAAAGACCCGGATGATCTCATCAAGACGCAGGGCGCTGATGCCATGCGGGATGTCATCGCGCAGGCGCGGCCGCTTTATAAAGTGGTGTGGGAAAAGGAAGTGACCGGGCGGCGGATTGATACGCCGGAGCGACGGGCCGAGTTTCAGCGCACCATCCGGGCGCTACCGCGGCAAATCCGCGACGAGGCGGTGCGTGAACATTACGCGCAGATGTTTGAAGAGCAATTGCAGGCATATCTTGGCGGCGCGCAGGGCGCTTTGCGGCGCGGGAACGATCGGGCGGCGGCCCGCAAAAACGGATCTGTCGGCGCCCGGACGCGTCGTTCAGCCTTTGGTGCCACGCCGTCGCTGATGCGTAGTTCGTTGGGGCGCGGCTCTGCGCCTGCCGCCAGCCGGGCGCAGGAACTTTTGGTGCTGACTGTGCTCAATCATCCCTGGCTGGTGGCAGACCATGCGGAGACGCTTGCGGGGATCAGTATTGCAGACCCGTCGCTTGACAGTTTGCTTAATGAAATCATAGATGTAGCGGCGCGAGGGGACCATCACGAGACTGTGCTTGAAAGGGCAGCGCTGCACACCCACTTGGAAACTCACGGGTTGAGCCATGTGGCGCATCGGCTATTGTCTGATACGGCATTGAAAACAGTCACTTTTTCGCGTGGCGATGCGGATCCTGCGGTTGTCGCGGAAGGCTTTGAGGCTACGTTGAAGGAGTGTGCGGCGGGCGGCTATGCAGCCGATCTGGCCCGCGCCGAGGCTGAGTTCGAGGTGGACCCAAGCGAGGAGAACAGCGCGCGACTGCTGGAGATCAAGCGATTGATGCTTCAACAGCAGTCGCACGACAGGGCGGGGTGA
- a CDS encoding Lrp/AsnC family transcriptional regulator has product MQRVKLDAIDRKILDELQADGRMTNVELSKRVGISAPPCLRRVRALEEAGLIEGYHAQLSERDLGFDVTVFAMVGLHSQAEADLRAFEERVNAWPLVRECHMLNGEIDFILKCVAPDLASFQSFLTESLTPAPNVSHVRTSLTIRRSKYKPGVPVNMMEPIGA; this is encoded by the coding sequence ATGCAGCGTGTAAAACTCGACGCCATTGACCGCAAGATTCTAGACGAGCTTCAGGCTGACGGCCGCATGACCAATGTGGAACTGTCCAAGCGCGTCGGCATCTCGGCACCGCCATGTCTGCGGCGGGTGCGGGCGCTTGAGGAAGCGGGCCTGATTGAAGGCTATCACGCCCAGCTTTCAGAGCGTGATCTGGGCTTTGACGTCACGGTGTTTGCCATGGTGGGTCTGCACAGCCAGGCGGAAGCTGATTTGCGGGCCTTCGAGGAGCGTGTCAATGCGTGGCCGCTGGTGCGCGAGTGCCACATGCTCAACGGCGAGATTGATTTCATTCTGAAATGCGTTGCGCCGGACCTTGCCAGCTTCCAGAGCTTTTTGACCGAAAGCCTCACGCCTGCGCCCAACGTGTCGCATGTGCGTACGTCGCTCACGATCCGCCGTTCAAAATATAAGCCCGGTGTACCCGTGAACATGATGGAGCCGATTGGGGCCTAG
- the carA gene encoding glutamine-hydrolyzing carbamoyl-phosphate synthase small subunit produces MGGVEAAGTPGEHTQGWEHEDTPTTARVVLADGTVFEGHGVGATGAAPGEVCFNTAITGYQEVLTDPSYAGQIITFTFPHIGNVGTNAEDMETSNDNAEAGVIGCILKADITEPANYRSTQHLDAWLKQRGIIGISGLDTRALTNLIRENGMPNGVIAHAPDGVFDIPALTQQARSFPGLEGMELAGKVTTSQQYDWDETSWVWGKTYGHLASAKHHVVALDFGAKRNILRLLADQGCAVTVVPATSTADDILALNPDGIFLANGPGDPAATADYALPEIKKLVDSGKPIFGICLGHQLLGRALGGTTRKMHQGHHGANHPVKDFTTGKVEITSMNHGFAVDAASLPDTVTETHRSLFDGSNAGLEAFGGRVFSVQHHPEASPGPQDSHYLFARFADRMAEAKGK; encoded by the coding sequence ATGGGGGGAGTCGAGGCCGCGGGCACGCCCGGCGAGCACACCCAAGGCTGGGAACACGAAGACACCCCAACGACGGCCCGCGTTGTGCTGGCAGACGGCACGGTGTTTGAAGGCCATGGCGTGGGCGCAACGGGGGCAGCGCCGGGCGAAGTGTGTTTCAACACTGCCATCACCGGCTATCAGGAAGTGCTGACAGACCCCTCCTACGCGGGGCAGATCATTACGTTCACGTTCCCCCATATCGGCAATGTCGGCACCAATGCCGAGGATATGGAAACCTCCAACGACAATGCCGAAGCTGGCGTCATCGGCTGCATTCTCAAGGCCGACATCACCGAGCCTGCCAACTACCGTTCGACGCAGCATCTGGACGCCTGGCTCAAGCAGCGCGGCATCATTGGCATATCAGGTCTTGACACCCGCGCGCTCACCAATCTGATCCGCGAAAACGGTATGCCCAACGGCGTGATTGCCCACGCGCCGGACGGCGTATTCGACATTCCCGCTCTCACCCAACAGGCCAGGAGCTTTCCCGGCCTTGAGGGCATGGAACTGGCGGGCAAGGTCACAACATCCCAGCAATATGACTGGGACGAAACAAGCTGGGTGTGGGGCAAAACCTATGGGCACCTTGCCAGCGCCAAACACCATGTTGTGGCGCTGGACTTCGGCGCCAAACGCAACATCCTGCGCCTGCTGGCAGACCAGGGATGCGCGGTAACGGTCGTGCCCGCCACCTCAACCGCCGATGATATTCTGGCACTGAACCCGGACGGTATTTTTCTGGCCAACGGCCCCGGCGACCCCGCCGCAACCGCCGACTACGCCCTTCCCGAAATCAAGAAACTGGTGGATAGCGGCAAGCCCATTTTCGGCATCTGCCTTGGCCACCAGTTGCTGGGCCGGGCGCTGGGCGGCACCACCCGGAAAATGCATCAGGGCCACCACGGGGCCAATCACCCGGTAAAAGATTTTACCACTGGCAAAGTCGAAATCACGTCAATGAACCACGGCTTTGCCGTGGACGCAGCCTCCCTGCCCGACACCGTGACGGAAACCCACCGCTCGCTGTTCGACGGCTCAAACGCCGGCCTTGAAGCCTTCGGCGGCCGTGTATTCTCCGTCCAGCACCACCCCGAAGCCTCCCCTGGCCCCCAAGACAGCCACTACCTGTTCGCCCGCTTCGCAGACCGCATGGCGGAGGCAAAGGGCAAGTGA
- the trxB gene encoding thioredoxin-disulfide reductase, producing MAETQTATKHAKVLIIGAGPAGYTAAIYAARAMLEPVMVRGLQPGGQLTITTEVENYPGFADVIQGPWLMEQMEGQAKHVGTEMIDDTIMSVDLAARPFRAVGDGGTVYTADAIIIATGAQAQWLGLPSEEKFQGFGVSACATCDGFFYRGKKVVVVGGGNTAVEEALFLTNFAEHVTLVHRRDELRAERILQERLFNHEKISVEWNHEVDEILGKGGVQGVTHIRLKDTRTGDTKEVEADGIFIAIGHKPATELFRGQVEMKDTGYIITAPDSTATNIPGVYAAGDVSDETYRQAVTAAGMGCMAALEAEKYLAGLEAAHPKKVVAAE from the coding sequence ATGGCCGAGACCCAGACCGCAACGAAACATGCAAAAGTCCTCATTATCGGCGCTGGCCCTGCGGGCTATACCGCCGCCATTTATGCAGCACGCGCCATGCTTGAGCCGGTTATGGTTCGCGGTTTGCAACCCGGTGGCCAACTCACCATCACCACTGAAGTGGAAAACTACCCTGGCTTTGCCGACGTCATTCAGGGCCCCTGGCTGATGGAGCAAATGGAAGGTCAGGCAAAACACGTGGGCACGGAAATGATCGACGACACGATCATGTCTGTTGACCTCGCCGCACGCCCGTTCAGGGCCGTGGGCGACGGCGGCACGGTCTATACGGCGGACGCCATCATTATCGCCACCGGCGCCCAGGCCCAGTGGCTGGGGCTGCCGTCAGAGGAAAAGTTTCAGGGTTTCGGGGTCTCCGCCTGCGCCACCTGCGACGGATTTTTCTACCGCGGTAAAAAGGTTGTGGTGGTTGGCGGCGGCAACACCGCCGTGGAAGAAGCCCTGTTCCTCACCAACTTCGCCGAGCACGTGACACTGGTGCACCGGCGCGACGAACTGCGCGCCGAACGCATCCTGCAGGAGCGCCTGTTCAACCACGAGAAAATCTCCGTCGAGTGGAACCACGAAGTGGACGAGATTCTGGGCAAGGGTGGGGTGCAGGGCGTCACGCACATTCGCCTGAAGGACACCCGGACAGGTGACACCAAAGAGGTTGAAGCTGACGGTATTTTCATCGCCATCGGCCATAAGCCTGCGACCGAGCTATTTAGGGGGCAGGTCGAGATGAAAGACACGGGCTACATCATCACCGCCCCGGACTCGACCGCCACCAATATTCCCGGCGTCTATGCGGCCGGCGATGTGTCAGACGAAACCTACCGGCAGGCTGTCACGGCGGCCGGCATGGGCTGCATGGCAGCACTTGAGGCTGAAAAATATCTGGCAGGTCTTGAAGCCGCGCACCCCAAAAAGGTGGTAGCCGCCGAATAA
- a CDS encoding HAD-IA family hydrolase, which translates to MTPPDLVIFDCDGVLVDSETVSNELLAIAVTALGWPTTTAQSHQRFRGRSMRSTVEIIEAETGISVPDGWALETRAQIRQAVIETVTAITGIHTVVERVSAAGVSRCVGSSSPPDYLQQVLARTLLDHHFGADVFSATMVANGKPAPDLFLFAASQMGHTPERAVVIEDTVPGVEAGIAAGMRVIGYAGDAHTDADALATAGAVVVRDTAEVPLLIGLG; encoded by the coding sequence TTGACCCCTCCCGACCTGGTGATTTTCGATTGCGATGGCGTGCTCGTTGATAGCGAGACTGTCTCCAACGAACTGCTGGCAATCGCCGTTACCGCGCTCGGCTGGCCCACAACAACAGCCCAGAGCCACCAGCGGTTTCGGGGCCGGTCGATGCGCTCCACAGTTGAAATAATTGAAGCTGAGACCGGTATTTCTGTCCCGGATGGTTGGGCGCTGGAGACGCGGGCGCAGATCAGGCAGGCGGTGATTGAAACGGTGACGGCTATCACCGGCATTCACACGGTGGTTGAACGCGTGTCTGCTGCAGGTGTGTCGCGCTGCGTGGGGTCGTCCAGCCCGCCTGATTATCTGCAACAGGTGCTGGCACGCACCCTGCTGGACCATCATTTCGGGGCGGATGTGTTCAGCGCCACCATGGTGGCAAACGGCAAGCCAGCGCCGGATCTGTTCCTGTTTGCCGCGTCACAGATGGGCCACACGCCTGAACGCGCCGTGGTGATTGAAGACACGGTTCCCGGTGTTGAGGCAGGAATAGCTGCGGGTATGCGGGTCATCGGCTATGCAGGGGACGCGCATACGGATGCAGATGCGCTGGCAACGGCGGGCGCTGTGGTCGTCCGTGATACGGCCGAAGTACCCTTGCTGATCGGGCTTGGGTAG